The following proteins are encoded in a genomic region of Macrobrachium rosenbergii isolate ZJJX-2024 chromosome 31, ASM4041242v1, whole genome shotgun sequence:
- the LOC136855402 gene encoding protein inscuteable homolog isoform X1, producing MPRLRLTISSSSPVRPSSHAATVSRPQQTRRLRIHPVAIAKEMRNESVSQWLRDLHLLYEAECMNTLQSKSLPGDCGNTKRRAHNQAHATTRYAIRAIQRRAHAVSTEFARLCQRLEWLELDQVPSLAESLVGHIRNFLRDYTTQWTAADPDLLPQSSLGRQSKVIQQICERLTEVCNKFSTKNDKYDDNSSSSSSPDGDRPRQVVQVVTALGHAFTKLVDLMLSREIKVVVQVLEEPDAEENISSAVSHLTALGVDGGHICRLIARLGGVRALLGLCLEPRLSHVRVASLRALATVCCVVEGIEELEKAGGIEVVSEVLCDPDCPEEERSEAAGVLAQVTSPWVENNHRLTALYEHIHSIVIALTGLADSTRSAEIFLLASAALANLTFLDGGCVEAMRKAGTAKVLLKAAKGNPNLSVFTKDQIATVLANLAGSRETAEEVVACGGVNILLGLLNTRPAPTHRLPEVATAERIQQKSAIALSRLCNDPDVAKVVAESGGAERLVHLCKDENERNHSDAVLVACLAALRKIASSLGSDELRDMDAAELVEPRLLDSFLIYSSRQESYV from the exons GAACGAGTCTGTTAGTCAGTGGCTCCGAGATCTCCACCTTCTTTACGAGGCCGAGTGCATGAACACCCTGCAGTCCAAGTCTCTTCCCGGCGACTGCGGAAACACGAAGAGACGCGCCCACAACCAAGCCCACGCCACGACCCGCTACGCCATCAGAGCCATCCAGCGCAGGGCCCACGCTGTCTCCACGGAATTCGCAAGACTTTGCCA GCGTCTGGAATGGCTGGAACTGGACCAGGTTCCCTCCTTGGCCGAGTCCCTGGTGGGCCACATCCGAAACTTCCTGAGGGATTACACCACCCAGTGGACGGCCGCAGACCCAGACCTCCTGCCACAG TCGTCGTTAGGGCGCCAGAGCAAAGTAATTCAGCAAATCTGCGAGAGGCTGACTGAAGTCTGCAACAAGTTTTCCACAAAGAACGACAAATACGAcgataacagcagcagcagcagcagccccgACGGCGACAGACCACGACAAGTCGTTCAAGTGGTCACGGCGCTGGGTcatgccttcacgaagctggtTGACCTCATGCTCAGTAGAGAAATTAAG GTCGTTGTCCAAGTCTTAGAAGAACCAGATGCCGAGGAAAATATCAGCTCAGCCGTTTCCCACCTGACGGCGTTAGGCGTTGATGGTGGCCACATATGCCGCCTCATAGCGCGTCTCGGGGGCGTCAGGGCACTGCTGGGTTTGTGCCTGGAACCTCGCCTGTCCCATGTGCGGGTGGCTTCCCTCAGGGCCTTGGCGACCGTCTGTTGCGTCGTCGAAGGGATAGAGGAGCTGGAGAAG GCGGGAGGCATCGAGGTGGTATCGGAGGTGCTTTGCGACCCCGATTGTCCCGAGGAGGAGAGAAGCGAAGCGGCAGGAGTGTTAGCTCAAGTCACCTCACCCTGGGTCGAGAATAACCACAGATTGACTGCCCTCTATGAACACATCCACTCCATTGTTATAGCACTCACAG GTTTAGCGGACTCGACGAGATCAGCCGAGATTTTCCTGCTGGCTTCTGCAGCCTTGGCAAACCTGACCTTCTTGGACGGTGGGTGCGTGGAAGCCATGAGGAAGGCAGGGACTGCAAAGGTTCTCCTGAAGGCGGCCAAAGGCAATCCCAATCTCTCAGTGTTTACCAAAGATCAG ATTGCTACGGTGTTGGCCAACTTAGCGGGATCTCGCGAAACCGCTGAGGAAGTCGTTGCTTGCGGGGGCGTGAACATCTTGCTGGGGCTGCTTAATACACGGCCAGCTCCGACGCATCGCCTACCAGAGGTTGCCACGGCAGAGAGAATACAGCAGAAGTCAGCCATTGCTCTGTCGAG GCTCTGCAATGATCCGGACGTGGCCAAGGTAGTGGCGGAATCGGGTGGGGCTGAACGTTTGGTCCACTTGTGTAAAGACGAAAATGAACGTAATCACAGTGACGCCGTTCTTGTGGCGTGTTTG GCTGCTCTGCGCAAAATAGCCTCCTCTCTAGGGTCTGATGAACTGAGAGACATGGACGCAGCCGAACTGGTCGAGCCACGCCTCCTGGATTCCTTCCTCATCTACTCTTCCCGTCAGGAGAGTTACGTCTAA